Sequence from the Leptidea sinapis chromosome 43, ilLepSina1.1, whole genome shotgun sequence genome:
AGCACGTgcaattgtaataatatattcttccTACTACGAGGTGATTGTATGTACCTACTAACCCATTACTTTCCAAGTATAGAAAAACGGGACATAATACGAGTACATAAGAAAAAGCAacattaaatacaatttaaaaaaatcctgaTTCCTGAATCAGCCTgtcctataaaatatattaactcgAGATAAAAAACTCGAATAGCCTTCTAAAAATAGTACAGTGGGAAGGAGCGGGCTGTTAGGAATCTGTcgatttttaaacaatatttaataataaaaccagGTTTGGACCCGGCCGGCCCCTGCTTCCGTCATCTGCCTCGTTCCCAGAGGTTCAACTCTGACGGCGCGCTTCAGGTAGACGCACTACACACCAACATCGACGGCTTCGGGATAGCCGACGCCTCTGCTCATGTAGACTTCTACGCCAACGGAGGTTCGAATAAAAATTTAGTAATGGTTGTGTATTGCCAGTACGAAATACTGAAGCAGTTTGATGTCATGCTACAAAAATCAGTAAAACTTATTTCAAGTAGAATTTATACATAAGCAattttagccgcgttgggcactttttcgTAGAgtaaaatcttatgggttcgcgtcaccgatatgcttatagcagtatatctgtagttacagctgacgtattgtgcaacattagtgctgtgtatatctgataagtgaaattgaatggatttagtgaaaagacATACTgagcattgttgaaatagtgtttttgtttgattaatattttattgaaaataagctacaaaaaaatattataatttttatagtattaaagtttttaaacattatttttataatttaatgctAAGATAAATTTTAATGCTAAGAGTTCTaggttttcacttctatcgggaGTCTCTAGAActgtcatatttttatttgtttcctCCTCTAAAGCACCAGAAGTATTAGCAACAACCTGggtatgtttttttgttttggtGATTCTTATTATTAACTCCATTCCAAACTTCCCTTATGATTAGTTAAATTTTGGAGGAGGAAATTGCAGAGACCAAAAACCTGATCTTTGGGTTTCATTCAggtttaaacttattatttaatagcctgagggcggtcgctccattcccaatctgtggtatcattagttatacctttaccacacaaacgttttttaataattattttgaataacgtaatacatgCTTATGTTTTAAACATTTGTTGTAAAAgttggatcttgttgtaaaagcataaacatcgctccacaaaaacttactaactcgacttagccgagtagtagtcattataagtttatgtctattcctggtgttaacattatggtaatgacagtttctggcaaattcacttatgtgcctatgaacatattgagaatcaagaatatattgagaagcaacagtcactATGTTagtttctttgaattttgctctcaatgattctttaggacctaggttataaatagctaaaaataaaacttttgaacACGTGTTTATAATTTTCAGGAGAGTATCAGCCCTACATGGCCGGGAAGTTCATAATGCCGTGTTTCCTGTTCTGCAGCCATCTTCGAGCCGCCTTCTACTGGTATGTGGCCACCACCAATCCCACCAAGTTTCTGGCCGTGCAATGCGCCTCGCTTCACGACGCTCGCTACGGCAACTGCTACGGAAAACAGATAACCACCAACGTACTAGGACCTAGAACTAATTTCACCTCACCGGGAATATACTACCTTCCAACTTCAGATAACCCACCGTACTATCTTGGCGAAAAGGGACTCAGGAAGAGGAAGTACGGTGTAAATAACTATTTGTTGAGAACAGCGCCGGATAAGGATCTGATTATATGATATTTGGTAAagctttgttttattaatactttcacagtgggaggctcctttgcacaggatgccggctagattaagggtaccacaacggcgcctatttctgccgtaaagaagcattgtgtaagcattactgtgtttcggtctgaagggcctgTCTCAAGGTgttgagcgcagttgtagtgccattcagaatttttcaagaatcctgagcggcactgcattgtaatgggcagggcatatcaattactatcagctgaacgtcctgctcgtcttgtcccttgttttcatttaaaaaaaaacatattagattcttttaattttattggctTGGCGATTGTGTccagagaaaaaaaaatcacttacgAGCCAATTTCCCAAATAAGAAGTGTTATTACGtacataagtaaaaaaaaactttttttttcaattgtgGTGTATTGCAGCGCTTAAGTAAGCCACGATAAAATAACATACACAATATTATTGTACAAAACATCTATTCGTAAATACGGGTATACAGTTATAGTCGATATTATGCAAAAGTTTGTAAActtacaatacaataaataattctctaaaaatattgtaatttataacaCGGACAGGCAATAttaattcacaatatttttccGTCCCACCATCAGATCTCTAACACATACATAAGCCAATATAAGGGCCCATAATCTATCCGCTGAGCATTgacaaaataatatgatatatcTAAACTATCGCAATCAGTCGTTTATCGTCGCGTATTGTTTTCTGGTACGAGGGACTCAGCTGTTTTCAAACGCAGCTCAGagttaattgaatttttatcaACATTCAGCGGTCAGACTTTCTAATATTAggttatacattataattaaattgtatataacTATGTAGGAATCATAGTTTGATCATTTTGCTTTACAGCATGGACACATTTTAATAgacagtatttaaaatattgactatttgcattataatataagctattcaatttgatttcataaaatacattttgtgGTTTATTGATCATTCATTATATCATTATTCATGAAAAATCTTAACTATGGCAATCAGACGTTTATAGTCGCGTATTGTTTTATGGTACGAGGGATTCAGCTGTAGTCAAACGCATCTCAgagtttattgaatttttatcaaCATTCAGCGGTCAGACTTTATAATACTATGTTATACATTATAATTGAATTGTATTTAACTATGTAGGAATCATAGTTTGATCATTTTGCATGCATGGTCAAAATTAATAGACGGTATTGAAAATATTGACTATTTGCATTATAACATATACAATTtggtttcataaaatatattttgtgattgTATTGATCAATCATTTTAAACTTATAGTAGGCGCCATTCGCTAGCTGAATTGCATtttcaaaatagaaaaaatgGGTTTTAATATTAACCACAAAACgctttaaactattttaatcAGTATACACGTTtggaatgtttaaaaaaaatagtatattttataacaatttctAGGCCAATATGTTATTAATCTACATCTTAAGTGTAGACTCATAACTAATTTATTGAAGCAAGTAGACCTGGCGTCCAACGTCCAAAGAAACTATTGAAGGATTAGCGGTGTTCTGGAACGATACGAGATGCGTCATATAAACTGTAAGTACCACATTTAAGGCGCTCAATTATTATATGATAAAGAGAATATTAGGGGTAACATTGAATGTGCGCAGAAATCAATAACAAGGTCTCAATATCAGGTATTGAGCAAATTATAACAGCAgtgttacgatttttttttaatgtgacgtcacaaaataTGTCGCCTTTCCCCGCTCCTTGTCACACAATGTCACACTTTGACGAGCCCCTCCCTCCCCTTAACGTGTGACATATTTTATGGAAGGCCCCTAAGGCCAATAGGTAAGTTATGTCCGACATTATACtagaaatacaaaatgttttagAATTCAATCGATTTGATtgatatgtatttatttcataaatatagcTATAGTAGCTAGGAACATTGCAAATACAACAATTAAAGATACTGCAGAAGACGAGTTGCTAATTTATCACAGGCACATTGTAATCATTTAAAGCGctatttcaaaattatcaaaaataactGGTTTATCAGTGATATCTTTACTTaaacaaatttatgaaaaaaatctgtatcaaaaaatataatccCATGAAAATATCAAATTTCCTACAATTCACAATtgtattaataaatcattagtTAGTCATCATGCGTTTCCCACTAGCCGCCGTCGGTAGCATTccctacaataaaaaaaatatattcctcATATTTATGATCAAATTCTGGGTTCTTAAGGTTCGATGAtgaagaatcattaagagaaaaatataaacaatttggcATATTAGTTACTGTTGCCTTTCAATATATTCTCTATTATGTGATGTATGTACATATCGacaattttctagaaactgtgataatcaagaacaaaaaaacttgttatgcctactacagggttaagttgagttagtaagtcttttgttggttGATGTTTTAGCATACGGGTTAAAAAGTGGTTCTCCTGCTCCGAAGAACATGAAACACTTGAGGTCTTAGATATGCGCTCGTGACTGGAAGTCTTTCAAGTGAGATTTTtgcttttaacataaataattttaagttttatggtTCGGGTATACTGAGGACAATTCAAGATCTGTTGAAAATTGTTCTcatataaataactaatacaaaTTTTTGGATATGTTAACGATATCGAGATATACAAAGGgtattacaatacaattttaaaagaaaCTGTAAATGAAGTATGATGGTAAAGTAAATCACAGATTCACTTGCATTGTTGCACTTTGATGATAAACTCAGGTTTGAAAACTTTAAATCACTCATGTAGCTTAAGAAAAATAAACGCTACTGTCAAAATCTGTCACAATTAGGATGCTTTTAAATCACGCGCCTTAATATCATATccgttgctttttttttaaattcattggTTGAAAGAATTGACTGGACATTTCTTAGCCACTCCTACACATCTGGATAAGGCACGCCTTAAATGTGTAAATAAACGCATCAGTGTTTTATAAGTATGCTGCTTGGAACGAATATTTCAGCTTAAGCGGCAAACAAATACAGCCACTACTAAACACTTGCTGCATTGAGACGAAAAGCATTGCTTCGTAGGGACAAGACCCATTGGGAAATCTTTTTTCATAATACAAGGCCTTGGATCATAATAATTCAACTAGAATTCTGTTGTCAAAATCGACCATGAGTGGCACTTGATTTTTCATTTACACCAAAATCGGAAGTGCCGTttggcacactacgccctgaccaagttctgactctcattttgtttataagatagtttattttgcatggtcttatagcttgttttaaTAGTTTTCTTATACATTCGCATCCTAATTATAAGAAATGTATTAATGCACGTACAATAAATGCGCCAAAATGGCGCCGATCTATGGCACTCCGTGACGCGGGGGCACTTGCCGATCGTGGAACTTATGCATCAATTACAgttgcattttaaattattccatCTGATGTGTAAAGATTATATGTTATCCATctatattctataaaaatatgtcATCTAAACTAGTCTGATTAAGTCAGCGAGAAAGTACGCAATGAGGGAATTATCTAGTATTTGCGTAGCAGCGAGTCTTTCAAAATAGAATCGTATTTTGGCAGTTTTAAAACAGACATCATACATTTCCGGGAAGAAATTATGAATAAATCGGCgctattcatcatataaatgaattggTCATTCGAATTGTTCAATGCCATCAATACAAGAGTCATGATATCTTGTTAGAACACTGTTCTCCGTAAAGTATCGGATTTTCATCCCGTACTATTATAACAGTACGCTGAAGAGTTTTGATGCAAACAACAACCCAAGCTTATTCAATGACGAAAATACAAATGAAGCAGTAATTCATATATGTTGACCTAAATATACACTACACTTGGCCACTCCACAATTCATTCAAAAACCGTCTCTATCACAAGTAGCCAGTGCTCCAAATAGCGGAGCGGGCCATTATTAGCTACCGGGGTATGTACTCCAGGGGATACCACGCGACTGTCTCCTGTCGCAAGGGCAAGGAGGCAAGGGGTATCACCACGCCGCCGAGGAACTGGTTCTCCTGCAACGAGTCGTAGTGCCAGACCGTGGCCTGAAGACTCCGCGCTGTCACCACCTCCATTGGCAGCCGGTATTCCAACATCTCCATAAACGAGGGGTGCGAGTTACGTTTGAGCACGCGGGTTTTGCGTTTAGTTTCCTTGCTTGGGTCTGGTACTAAGTATACCTAAaatattattgcaattatttgGACATATTCATATGTGAATGGAAAACAATTACCTTAAACAAgccttgataataataataaatatttaatggacatttaacaaaaaaaataaattaaaatagccAACCGATTCAGTTTAATCGCCTGCCATCTTCGCGCGCTTGCTTCGCATGTATTATGCCGTCATAGTTCATAATAACATACAAACAAGTGGAGCGAATTTTTTGAAAACTTTTGTTGtcatatttttacttaaaatttgcTCTGAACAATAGCATCATTTTTCTACTACTTTCGAATAATTACCCAAAAATATTAGgcaacattaaatttttttttaaacgagaGTGATATATAAAGGATAGCTTCTAAGGACCGGAGCGGAGatgtttttttgtataagaaatAAGGGAACGAACAGAATACTCAAAAACAACAAGGGCAGCAGTtttaaatgcaaaatgtttattttctttatcaagtatatatataatatatatatatatatatatataagtacataaatcaatattcatgatTGGAGCCCCCTTTTAAGCACTATAGCGCCTGTGTTAGAAGACTCCGCTCTTCCATATTATCCAGTTGTGAGTGATCAGTAAGGTGTGAGAGGTATAATGAAGTGTGTGTGAGTCAATGTGTATTTGTGATCAAATGAATGAATCTTGTATAAGTATGTctataatgaaatatatgatgttactgttaaattaatatgattgtGTTAAAAGTTCTTCAGTTTCTGTATAAGTGAGTGAATTTATCCAACTTAATAGCATTGTTTTTAATAGCATTTATGAATGTATAAAGTTGTTTTGAATGGATATATATTTCCATGTTTACCCTATTATAAAGCATGGCTGAGAGCATGCTGTACTGGCGATTTGCAAATCCGGTTTTTGTTGTAGGAATTTTTGCAATAACATCCAttcttctttttaataaaatgattgcATCATATGGAAGAGTTTTATTAAGAATGTTTTTTAGAACTATagcaattatatataattttctaacaGACAAAAGGTTACTGATATTGAAAGACTATACTTTCAGTGGGATATCGTGTCTTTTTGAAATACATGTTTTTTATTAGGCTCTTATGTCATGCTTTAGTTATGCATTACagtattcaaagtcaattcAGGCAACAAATTAtagtgaattataaataaattgataataataaatgttttttcatcTTCATTAGGGACACATAGATTTATTCCAAATGCAAGTAAATGGATTCTTAGCGGCATAAAAActctttgttgttacaaaaatgACTGTACTACCCCGAcattgaaaatgctctgtttaaTCTCATATAATAAGCAGTTAGGTACTATTTTTGTAGGGATAATTTTATtatgcactagtgtgtaatattattatgcatgcATGTGTTATATATAGTTCTGTTTATGGCCCTAAGAACGACGTAATGATGCTCATTTTACGAGCAAGTGAGTTGAAAAATAATTGCCTAATTAAACTGGTGTTTACCGAACCCTGAAAGCCAGTAAcgtaacaatattttaacaaaacagaCAGAAATGCCCACATTTAAAAGCGAACTTAGACTTAATACAGTGTGTAAGTAagtaatgtgggcggcggtgatcacttaacaccaggtgaacggtacgcccgtttgtcctcctttcacATAAAAAGATCCACTCACCTTGACGTAGGGGTTGGGAGGCGCCCCCTGGGGCGTGGCTGCCAGCGACTGGGCGTGGAGTATCAACACTGACAGCACCCCGCCCGCGTACTGGATGGACAGCTTCAGAGACCCGGACCCGCTATTTTCAACCTCTGTGTTCTCTCCTGTCCACAATAAATGATTACTACGAGCCTTTTCATCaccattgttttttatttaatgaaaataaggaacgagacaagcaggacgttcagctgatggtaatttatctTTTGATTGATTTTAATTGGATTGCTGACCGTACGTGTTTCATGATAACATCCTGATTTGTCGACATGAAAAAGGTAAACTAGAGATAAGGCCTCAATTCTTCTTCTTTATGAGGCACAGAACCCTAAAATTGATAGGAACAGACGACCCCACAATTGTCACAGGACAATCCACAGCAATCATTAAGGCAACACACT
This genomic interval carries:
- the LOC126976968 gene encoding lipase member H-like produces the protein MYHNTSISDETRRTLTVQVMRPTRSWLGRSDRTCSLSLEGAACVEDHIDLKTDTLIMISGYLDASFSPVVQTMVGPYIERGINVIVVEIFPVLVRTYPIAARLTRPFGIILGEFMAELTRRGLHPHRIQMLGGSLGAHIAYYAATKYHQLTSYKPARLTGLDPAGPCFRHLPRSQRFNSDGALQVDALHTNIDGFGIADASAHVDFYANGGEYQPYMAGKFIMPCFLFCSHLRAAFYWYVATTNPTKFLAVQCASLHDARYGNCYGKQITTNVLGPRTNFTSPGIYYLPTSDNPPYYLGEKGLRKRKYGVNNYLLRTAPDKDLII